The region ttaatatgattatttgtattttgaaaatacaatttttaaactgTGCTTGTAAGTCCAATTGAACTGAAACTGAATTGATTGTAAAATGCAAATAGTATTCCCCGAGAGTTTCACTTTCGCACAAACCTCGTTTTGTGTTTCCACTGCGATTGATGGTTATCGCATAAATTTGCTAATTGCTTTATTGGATGCAGCTAACAACAGTCGGGAtcgcaatctttatctgtatCTCCACCTCCGCTCCAATTGCAGTTTCTTTCGAGTGCAGCTGAgtagcaaaacaaaacagacaTGGATGCCATCAAGAAGAAGATGCAAGCGATGAAAGTCGACAAGGACGGAGCTCTGGAGCGCGCTCTGGTCTGCGAGCAGGAGGCACGCGATGCCAACACCCGCGCCGAGAAGGTGAGTCCCCCCCGGAGTCAGCCACCCCATTTCCTTTTCCCCTTGTACACCGCAAAAATGCGGCGCACCTCAGgagatttttgattttgaaaaatactaCTAAGCATATAATACCAAGTCATTCAAATGTGTAATACCTACAGTTCATTCATAAGCAAGCTCACATATTTATGACCATATGACACTAGCTTGAACTTTAAACACTTGGAGCTATTCAAAAAATTCATGATGATCAAAAAAAGGtgtatttctttaataaatagaTGTGTGTTTCTCTATTTAGACTAGTACGTTGgctatttttacattttaaaaaacattttttcaattggtacattttcttttttgaaaacCCAAGTTGTGccttcaaattttaaaaaattctattaaTTTAAGTGTCATATGGATTATTGTTAATGTTTAATCTGAATAAAGCAATTTTGAAATGGCttataaaaaatctaaaaatcaGTAAATATTGTTTATCTTACACAAccgatttttatatttcatatttagaTCTTCAGTTAATAGTTTTCAAACACAAAATTTTCTCTGTGTAACCAACTGAGCATTGGAAAACACTTACTGTAACAAAAAGCATAATTGCCGGCTTTCACACAACACCATAAATCTTGTTAACACATGCAATTCCCGTGTGGGCAATGGTTTCAATAACATTTTCGTCTATTCGAATCCGTAGGCCGAGGAGGAGGCTCGCCAGCTGCAGAAGAAGATCCAGACCGTCGAGAACGAGCTGGATCAGACCCAGGAGGCCCTGACCCTGGTCACCGGCAAGCTGGAGGAGAAGAACAAGGCTCTGCAGAACGTAAGTTCACTTTCCATATTTTCCAAACTGTAGAGTAGGTTTTAAGATAGGTTTAGGATAGTCAAGTTTTtggtttcaaaattaatcatttaatttaaactttaaaataaaccctactttaaataagtaaattcgaatttaaattctttattttaaatattttactttatatttttattgtgttaGAACAATTATAAATTGATCATGTTTAATGTCGTATTAATTTGACCTTAATATGCAACAATTACGTAATTGTTAAAGACcctcaatttttttgtttttcaaaattacTTTTGATATCTCATTCTTAGTTTTACACACCAAAAATTCCCAATGAATTTGCTCCTCTGACAGcttacaataaaaattaaagaattttgaaACGGATACAGAAGAAAAAAGATAATTAGCTAAATCACTTAACAAAGTGTTTGAAGCAGAAGGAACTAATTCCATAAATCATTTGAAAATGTAGACCGCGATTTGTCAGATGTGTAGAACCCCAAACTATGCCCACTCAAATGTAGCATAAGCCATTTTAGTTCTTaagaaaaatacatatattttgaatgcttctgctcaatattttgaaatgcattcAAGGCGAGAAATACACATGAATTCATAACAGGCGATTTTGAAGTGACTCGGCGACAGCCGgtggtttttttttggggagATTGTCTCGAAAATGGGGCACGGCAATTTAACGCCAATTTCATGGCTGCCTGAAACCGGAGAAATTGTTTGGGGgaaacattaattttgtgtgttCTGAAATTCCAAAAAACCTCATAAATtccttttgaatttcaaaCAAAACAGTCAGCAATTGACACGCAGCACGCCCTCTCTTTTTCTCGCCCTCTCTCTCGCGCGGTCCCTGTGCTTGCTGTTGGCAACGCCTGGCAGAGAggcgctatttttaaattcgttGGAAATAGCCAAACGCAAGATATCAAATAACGCACTCTGCGGGcttgccaaaaagaaaatgttctcGCAAAAAAGAAGAAACGCAAAATGTACACGTACTCTCTGTTCCTCTGAATTAGCTTTGAATCTAGAACATTTTCCGCTGTGGGCCTCAGTGCTTCCAAAAGGAATTCGAATTGCGATTTGTCTTCTGATTGCCACATTTTGGGAAGTATTTCAAGGACACTTGGCAGCGATTCAAGAGAGCGCGAGCAGGTAAAAATGCTTGGAAAACTTATCACCAGGGGAGGGCCTTCGAAGTAATAACTTATCAGGCAATCAGACAGTGTTgactctaaaataaatatgacaAACGGATGCCGCTGACTAATAACTTGAGTAAAAGGAGAAAAAAGCAGGAGATAAGCAATTAAATGAATCAAAGGCTGGGAAACGCTCTTCTATTGGGGAGAAAAACTGCGAAAGAGCGGAAAAGTGTATGTGCTTGGTGAGGCACTCGCTCTCCCGCGCTCTCCCTCTCTTCGAGTGGGTGGGGATCCGCACTGGATCCTACACAGATCCATGTTGCTGACTCACTCGCACACATGCCACACGCAGCGGAGCAGAGAGAGAGGGAGtgggcagagagagagagagagttccCCATGCCCGTCTAACGGTGAGCGCATGGCCCCAAAATTCAAGTACAACACAAACACAACACAACGAGGGGCCGAGGAAAAAGCAGCAgaaaagccagcagcagccgcccgctcataaatctatcagctccgccaaagaaaaaccaaattaattcaattaattaccAGCCAAATTACTCtctcataaattaaattaaatcccGTTCGGTTCGCTCAACCTACCGCAGAAATCCCTACCTTCGTTTGAAGCCCATTCAAGTGAAATTCTAGCGATTTTCtataaattacataaaaaGTGTCTTGCGGAAATTCTCGCTCTTTCGGCCATTTTCACGCGCTAATGAAAATTCGCCGAAAGATTTGCATTAAATCATCAGTAAAAATAGCAAACTAACGGTACAATGAGCCCAGCTGTTTGAAAgccgcaacagcaacaacaaaaaccatAAAGCAACACGCACCACATcacacagcaacaacaaaaacaacggcCCGCATTGCTCATAATTAATATGTACGAGAAAGCATTAAAGATAGGAACTGCGAAAGTTAATAATGCATATGAATGGCAAAAAGTGAGGTACAACAACAAGCCacaggcagcagcaacagccgcgGTTAGGCCAAAGCCGCCACAACAATCagcacagaaagaaaatcaaaaacaaagtCAAAAGCATGCAACAAAAGTCGCGCCAGCCACAGCGCCACCGTTAAGCGGCAACATAACCGGCAGCAGCATAACCGTTAAGCAGGGCCCGAAAGTCAAATTCGTTGGCAACGCGGCGCGCCGGCAGTCGCTGGCCCACCAAATCAAGCGAGCACATCGCCATCTGCTGACCAGCGGGGGTCAGGAcaagcagccgcagcagcagcagcagcaaaagcgTAAACACCATAAAATTATCCACTGCGAAACTCGAATTGCCAGCTACACAGCCGCAAAAACTGAAATGCTGGTGTAGTTGGCAACGCGCCTGGAAAGGCTCCAAACGGTTGCCCTTTCCAGAATTCCCGTTGCACCGTTGCCAGCCCTTCCAGCCGAAttggtatttttggtatacTGCAGACTGGCCACACTGCCCGATCCAGCAACAGCTGGTTCCAGTAAAAAAATTCACGTAGCAATTTTGGCCACAAACTAGACAAAGTTAAAGtaaataattgcattttgtAAATACAAGTAACAACCGAGagcagtttgtaaatataaccgAAAATACCAAGTCTAGGAAAGCGTGGCACCGTTCGAAAAGCCAGCCAATCCAAGAGAAACCAATTTAACTTTTCAGAAAAAACACAAGTGCAGTCGCCGCCTGGCAGCAAAACAGTTGCCAAACCGAAACAGCGCTCGAAACAATTGCCGAGGAGCGATAAGCCAGGCCGGGAGAAGGCCAAGCAGCAGCTGGCCAGAAAGCAGAGAGGAGTCACCGCCAGGAGGAGCAACAAGCGAGCGGATTCAGAGTCTTCGGGCCTCTCATCCCGCTGGTGTTCCATCGAGGAGCAGCTGAACCTGCTGGACGACCTGCTCTACTACTGCGATGAGGAGGCGGAGCTCTATCTAGCCCAGCTGTACGAACGGTTCGAGACCCtccgcagcagcaggagctccTCGCCAGCCAGCGATTTCTGGAGCGACTCGGACATGGAGCACCACGACGACTCCAGCACCAGTGGCACTGGAAGCCACACGGCCAGCAACGCCAGCCTAGTTCCCGCCTCGCTGAAGCGCCGCGGCCACCAGCACCATCCGCGCTTCTCCGGCACTCGCCGTCCCAATGTGCCCAACGTCCAGGAGATCCTGGCCGCCCTCTACCGCGGCGACTCCAAGAGCGCCCTCTCCAATCTCAGGGGGGAGACGCCAGCCGAAGAACCAGAGCAAACGCAGGAGGCGGTGCTGCCGCCCAGCAGGAGCACCTTGAGCCTGCCCCTCAGCGAATCGGTGACCAACTCCCTGGGCAGCAACAGTCCCACGCCCACGGACGAGAGCAGTGTCCAGGATGAAGGGGCCAGCCAACCAGTGGCTGTTCCCTCAGCAGAGGGCGCCGCTCCGCCAGCAGCCACAACCACCTCCGCCAAGAGCAAGAAAAAGAAGCGGGAGAAGGGTGAAAAGTCGGAGAGATCCGAGAAGTCGGAGAAATCGGAGAAGAAAAAGAAGTCTTCGGGCAAGAAGGAGCGCAGCAAGCGGTCCAGCGCCATGGAGATGAGCAGCGACAGCCTGGCCACCGACCTCAGTGGCGGGGCCATTGACGAGGGCATCGCCCTGGcggacgacgacgacaacCAGGCGGCGGAGTGGTCCAAGCTGCGGTGCACCAGCGAGGCGGCGGAGATCGTGGCCGAGCGCGAGGCGCGGCGAAACAAGGGACGCTGCGCGGACTACCCGGGCCTGGCCTTCGGCAGATCCATCTTCAGCTCGGACACCATGATGAAGTTCAACATCATCCGGAACGAGCTGCACAACATCATGAACACGCAGCTCAAGCGGGTAATTAGTGGTCGAGTCTTGGAGTCGCTCGGCAATTCTTCCTCATAACTAATCACCTTTCTAAACCTTCTATACGTTTCCTTACCAAGCGAAGAGCCGcctcgctgttgttgttgctccgcGAAAGGGGACTCCAGAGTTTGGTTAGGTTCTTGGGCAACTGCTCCAATTTGCAGCTGCTTCTTTCGCATTGCAAAGCGATtacgtcgtcgtcgtcgtcgtcgtctttTCGCGATTTTCTAGTCGATGTGCCTTAACCCTTGGCTGGCCCTCAGGGTCTTGCTGCGGCCCTCTTCTCTCCCTTTGGCTAGCTGTTGTAAATCTTGACCCACTTGCTTTAAGCCACTTATATTTCTCACCTTTCACCCGGGAGAAGGCCTAAAATCAATTTggctaatatatatatattatgtatatataataagAACAGTTGTGTTGGTCTTCACTTAAAAGTATTCCATTAATTCGGCAAAAATGTTTACTTAATTGCGGACAATTGTTTAATTAGTTACGCAATTGCTGGAATGCCTAACGGTACTCGCCGGCCACCTGttgctctccctctctctctcgcccGCTGCTGCGCGGGTGGCGGACAGAGAGCGTCCGATAAGGCCGCTGAATGGCAatagtatttcttttttattcaGCTTTTTCGCTCAATTCTCGGTGCGCTGAAAATGGCAAGACAGTTTGAAAAGCCAAAAGGAAAACCCGGCCATATTTGGCCAAAGCATAAACTATGCGGCGTGCGGGCCAAGCTCGGTTTGCCAAAATTGGCCagcaaattaattattaaacgCCGATACTCGGCGACCTTCcccttttatttacttttaatttctcTTCAATGTCGCCGGGctaaaaatggaaaagcgcTCATTGTTGGCACTATCAAAACAATTACGCCATCGCCAAAAGTCGGGAGTACTCAGAGCCACAGGTGGTTGTTGGGCCCTTCGAAAAGGCGGTTAACATCCCGATTAGTCATTACGTTGCGCTTACGTCGTTCGCTGATAAGCGTGATAAAGCGCCGGCATTGTGTTTTCCGTTTTCCGTAGTGGAAGCAATTAGTGGAACGAGTGGGCGGGGGGCGGCGGCGGGGCGGGGGCTTCGTTGCGTTGGCACACACGCACGGCACTCACACCTGCAAGCCACCTCACCTGCTTACTCATCTCCCTCGCTCTCCGGCGTTTTACATGTCCGATTTTTGCATAATATTATTTGCCTGGAAATGACAAAAATCCGAAATATTTCTTCACTAATTAAtggcaaaacaacaacaatataGACACGGACAGAATTTTAGCGGCTTTTAACAGGTTTTCcagccgcacacacacacgcacactggcGCACCGTTTTAGGCGAGGCAGACAGACTGGAAGGCCGAGCCTCTGGTTGTCCCGCTCGCACAAACCACCACCGCCGCTTCGACTGGCGATTCGGTGGATTCATTTCCAGTTACGTACTCGTCGCAGTCGCGTCGTCGTTGTCTCTCTCTCCGTGTGTGTTTTTGCCACCAAATAgcaatattcaatatttaaacGCAGCTCATTCCGTTTCCGAAGTTCGCCTGCCAGTTTTGCCACCAAGCCACTGCCCTTTAGAGTTCGAATCCACGCCAGGGAAAATCAGTTGAAGCAAAAGAAAAACCGGTGGTCCACTgtctgcgagtgtgtgtgtgcgtccCGAGCTCTTTCGCTTtcgtgagtgtgtgtgtgttccgTTCTTCGGAGTtccaaattgtaaattaaatttggtcTGCAGAGTGCTTCTTCGGTGGAAAAAACGAGCTCAAGTGCCCAAAACACTTTGCCAGTAAAGCAGAAAAACACCCACAACCTCCGCTCAGAAGAAGAtacaaaaaaccacaaaaatgaCGACCAGCATTCCACAAGGCACTCTCTTGGACGTGCTGAAGAAGAAGATGCGCCAGACCAAAGAGGAGATGGAGAAGTACAAAGACGAGTGCGAGGAGTTCCACAAGCGGCTGCAACTGGAGGTGGTGCGCCGCGAAGAAGTAAGCCCCGCCACTAGATTCCCATCGAGTTTGCTACCCTTTGGTTTGGGCAACAAGCGACTGCGTGACCTGTCTTGTGAATTTTGCATAAATCCTACCTAAATGAAGGGAAAAGATAGTCCAGTTCCAGTCCAGCATTTCTTTCGCCCCCTCTCCCTCGGCCAACGTTTTAAGTGGCCGTCTTGTGCGCGTGTGCGGGAGCGAGACAACCTGCAAGTGCTTTAACGGCCGCGCTCTCTGCctactctctttctctcttaGCAGTTGTTTTTACTCTTCGGTGGTTTTTCCCGTCTTCTTGCTGTTGTTCTTTTCGGCGATGAACGAATTTTCGGGCACAGATACAGGGTGTTTCCGGTCCCCCTCAACCTTTCTGGGCTAACTGTTCTTATCGCTGACCGAATTCATTCACCTTTCGAATTGTGTGTGTTATCGCTTCTCCCGCTTGACGGCACACACTCAAGCATTAGCAtaaaacacacgcacacagacacacaccaCCGCATTTACATAAGGCCAAAAAGGAGAAAGAaatcttttgtaaattgagCGATTCGGTTGGTCTGGGTCTCGGCGTTTCTAGCTTTCCGCTTTCTCAGCGATCGGCGACAAAACCGGCTCTAAGTCCGGCAGAGAAGAAGCCACATCGTTTAGAGCTAGCGGTGTTCTAAATTCgattaattatgatttttacGCCACGGCCATCAATAAGTGGTTTAATTCTCTTAATTTCTTTCAGGCTTTGCCCGTCGGCACTGCCATGTTCCTAATTCAAATCTAATTAAACAATTCGGAGCGAGGGCTCCTTTGTGTGTGCTTGTTGTTGGTGTGTGCGTATGACGTCATAGCCGAGGGAGAAGAACAGTAGTACCTCCCTAAAATAACTATCTAAAGGGTTTCGGTTGAACCCACATATTTATCAATAATTGAAAACATGAGTATAGCTTTTTCCGTTTACATACAAATTGATTCTGataatagaaaaatatttataaggcTAATGATTCATTTTATTACAGTTCGCCTTGAGCGAGTTCCACTGTATCTTTCCgttgaaattcaaattgattttGGATTTGAAAAGATTCTAAAGCCCATTGCccctttcattttttccacGCTCCTAGCAAGTGATTGACGTTTCGCTTCCCCTGACAAcggaaaaactaaaacaaaacataattTGCTTTATTCAGTACTTCCACACAATGCTTTCAATGTCACTCTGCTCGGCTCTTTCCcccttttccccattttccttCCTTTTCCCCTCGTGCAATTGAACGTTGATAATTTCAATGCGCGCATTGTGACAAATTGGCTTTGATTTGTGTGCTCTGCCTCTTTCTTGCCAGTTTCGTAATGCGGAGATTACAGCATA is a window of Drosophila biarmipes strain raj3 chromosome 3R, RU_DBia_V1.1, whole genome shotgun sequence DNA encoding:
- the LOC122817755 gene encoding LOW QUALITY PROTEIN: uncharacterized protein LOC122817755 (The sequence of the model RefSeq protein was modified relative to this genomic sequence to represent the inferred CDS: substituted 1 base at 1 genomic stop codon), translated to VPCVCANATKPPPRRRPPPTRSTNCFHYGKRKTQCRRFITLISERRKRNVMTNRDVNRLFEGPNNHLWLXVLPTFGDGVIVLIVPTMSAFPFLARRH